Proteins encoded together in one Caldanaerobius fijiensis DSM 17918 window:
- a CDS encoding RNA polymerase sigma factor, whose product MKDDFLDLYESCFDDVYRYIYFKVGNSWDTDDIVSDTFKKAYEKYKTVKVNSKSWLFTIARNAVTDFYRKKKDLLVDDDISQYSYPDIFESKLFREIELNCLKKSIYRLSKEEIEIINLKYFSGMTHKEISQVLNKTEDAVKMKSSRIIQKLKNFVINCLEG is encoded by the coding sequence GTGAAAGATGATTTTTTAGATTTGTACGAAAGTTGTTTTGACGATGTGTACAGGTATATATATTTCAAAGTTGGTAATAGCTGGGATACTGATGACATCGTCAGTGACACTTTTAAAAAGGCTTATGAAAAATACAAAACTGTAAAAGTGAACTCTAAATCATGGCTTTTTACAATTGCTCGCAATGCGGTTACGGACTTTTATAGAAAAAAGAAAGATTTATTGGTAGATGATGATATTTCCCAGTACTCTTACCCTGATATTTTTGAAAGTAAGCTCTTTAGAGAGATAGAGCTCAATTGCCTGAAGAAATCAATTTATAGGCTGTCTAAAGAAGAGATTGAGATTATAAATCTCAAATACTTTTCGGGTATGACGCACAAAGAAATATCACAGGTATTGAATAAAACTGAAGATGCTGTCAAAATGAAATCTAGCAGAATTATTCAAAAATTAAAGAATTTTGTTATTAACTGTTTGGAGGGATGA